The following are encoded together in the Bactrocera neohumeralis isolate Rockhampton chromosome 6, APGP_CSIRO_Bneo_wtdbg2-racon-allhic-juicebox.fasta_v2, whole genome shotgun sequence genome:
- the LOC126763209 gene encoding serine protease easter-like produces the protein MIILAVIILFFCGIFPTEKLLVHCNSWIDLANTAILPTQKQCGKVGISNRIMGGGETYIDEFPWTALLLYKNESSGELGSLCMGSLINQYYVITAAQCVSEDKIKADITLQGVRLGEWNIVTKTDCENSQSGREFCAPPPEERGIANIIIHPKFNPRKMTNDLALIRMTKKAEYTEFVSPICLPLQKGQQYLGYANSTAEISGWGENKAAARSRTKTKARVKILNLIDCVDTITRSGGYGYTYSSFLQTCAMGDGIAACKLDTGAPLMVQDTKNKITSYYLIGVFSSVEGTCELRNSPNIYTRIYPQIDWIQKVVNS, from the exons CATTGCAATAGTTGGATTGATCTAGCAAATACCGCAATTTTGCCTACCCAAAAACAATGTGGCAAGGTCGGTATATCGAATCGTATTATGGGCGGCGGCGAGACCTATATTGATGAATTTCCCTGGACAGCGTTACTTCTATACAAAAACGAAA GCTCCGGCGAATTGGGTTCACTTTGCATGGGTTCACTGATTAACCAATATTACGTGATCACCGCAGCACAATGCGTAAGCGAGGATAAGATTAAAGCTGATATAACCTTGCAGGGGGTGCGCTTGGGCGAATGGAATATTGTAACCAAAACGGATTGTGAAAATTCTCAAAGTGGCCGTGAATTTTGTGCTCCACCACCTGAGGAAAGAGGCATCgctaatataataatacatcCGAAGTTCAACCCAAGGAAGATGACTAATGACTTAGCCTTGATACGTATGACCAAAAAAGCCGAATATACAGAATTCGTTAGTCCCATATGTCTACCGCTACAAAAGGGCCAACAGTATTTAGGCTATGCTAATAGCACAGCGGAAATCTCGGGTTGGGGTGAAAATAAAGCAGCTGCGCGTAGTAGAACTAAAACAAAGGCAAGGGTAAAAATACTAAATCTCATCGATTGTGTGGATACTATTACTCGCAGTGGGGGCTATGGTTACACCTATTCATCTTTTCTGCAAACTTGTGCTATGGGTGATGGTATAGCGGCCTGCAAACTTGATACCGGTGCTCCGCTTATGGTTCAAGatacgaaaaataaaattacttcgTATTATTTGATCGGGgtgttctcaagcgtggaaggCACATGTGAGCTGAGGAACtcaccaaatatatatacacgtaTTTATCCACAAATCGATTGGATTCAAAAAGTCGTTAATTCGTAG